A section of the Flavobacterium sp. CG_23.5 genome encodes:
- a CDS encoding PPK2 family polyphosphate kinase: MKSINPIDFKVVDKIELSKLPTNLDIGASDNKKEEKLDKVQAKLSEIQDVMYAHNRYGVLICLQGMDTSGKDSLIREVFDEFNSRGVVVHSFKTPNTTELEHDYLWRHYLALPEKGKFAVFNRSHYENVLVTRVHPEYILKENLPGIDTVSAITPEFWDNRMQQIRHFEKHITQNGIIVLKFFLHMSKEEQRKRLLSRLEDEKKNWKFSTGDLAERERWDDYMHFYEEAINNTSTDYAPWYVIPADDKEMSRYIVAKIIWEEMQKHTDIKEPQLDKTVMENIEKYKEILKEEN; this comes from the coding sequence ATGAAGTCTATAAATCCTATTGATTTTAAAGTTGTTGACAAGATAGAATTGTCAAAATTGCCTACCAATTTAGATATTGGTGCTAGTGATAATAAGAAGGAAGAAAAACTGGACAAGGTGCAGGCCAAGTTAAGCGAGATTCAGGATGTAATGTATGCTCATAATCGCTATGGTGTGCTGATATGTTTACAAGGCATGGACACTTCTGGGAAAGACAGCTTAATTCGGGAAGTTTTCGATGAATTTAATTCTCGCGGAGTTGTGGTGCACAGTTTTAAAACTCCTAATACAACAGAATTAGAACATGATTATTTGTGGCGACACTATTTGGCTTTGCCAGAAAAAGGAAAGTTTGCTGTTTTTAACAGATCTCATTATGAAAATGTTTTAGTCACACGGGTGCACCCTGAATATATCCTAAAGGAAAACTTGCCGGGAATAGATACTGTTTCGGCTATTACGCCTGAGTTTTGGGACAATAGAATGCAGCAAATTAGACATTTTGAGAAACACATTACTCAAAACGGAATTATTGTGCTGAAATTCTTTTTGCACATGAGCAAAGAAGAGCAGAGAAAACGTTTGTTGAGCAGGTTAGAAGATGAGAAAAAAAATTGGAAATTTTCTACTGGGGATTTGGCAGAAAGAGAGCGTTGGGATGATTATATGCATTTTTATGAAGAGGCGATAAATAATACTTCTACGGACTATGCTCCTTGGTATGTGATTCCTGCTGATGATAAGGAAATGTCTCGTTACATTGTTGCCAAAATTATTTGGGAAGAAATGCAAAAACATACGGATATAAAAGAACCACAATTAGATAAAACAGTAATGGAGAATATAGAAAAGTATAAGGAGATTCTAAAGGAAGAGAATTAG
- a CDS encoding DUF6929 family protein, translating into MEKFTLELQFQIAGIGSSSGLIYKDNSLYIISDNSSFLYQYRIQEKELNKIKLFDNGQENIAKKEKYDFESITLKGNKLYLFGSGSTPNRNRRITFHLENRKVEEKDLSSLYDKLKQTAYISDDDLNIEGALFHNEKWHMFQRGNGAQSKNGLFTLDKKGNDIHFFPISLPKIQNIEATFTDAILVEDKIYFLAAVENTTLTYDDGEVLGSFIGALSLENFEVLITQKISDIHKFEGLTLYAKTEQKIDFLLCEDKDTEALETDIYKLSVDLK; encoded by the coding sequence ATGGAAAAATTTACACTTGAATTACAATTTCAAATCGCAGGCATTGGTTCGTCATCAGGACTCATTTATAAAGACAATTCCTTATACATTATATCTGACAACAGCTCCTTTCTTTACCAATATCGAATCCAAGAAAAAGAACTCAACAAAATAAAACTCTTTGATAACGGTCAGGAAAACATCGCAAAAAAGGAAAAATACGACTTTGAATCCATTACCCTAAAAGGAAATAAACTCTATCTTTTCGGGTCCGGTTCCACACCTAATCGAAACAGACGAATTACTTTTCACTTGGAAAATAGAAAAGTTGAAGAAAAAGATTTATCATCCCTTTATGACAAACTAAAACAAACCGCTTACATCTCAGATGATGATTTAAATATCGAAGGCGCTTTATTCCATAACGAAAAATGGCATATGTTTCAAAGAGGAAATGGAGCACAATCTAAAAACGGACTTTTTACTTTGGATAAAAAAGGAAATGACATTCACTTTTTTCCTATCTCATTGCCAAAAATTCAAAACATAGAAGCCACTTTTACAGATGCAATTCTCGTGGAAGATAAAATCTATTTTCTGGCAGCTGTCGAAAATACCACCTTAACGTATGATGACGGAGAAGTATTGGGCAGTTTTATAGGCGCATTGTCCTTAGAAAATTTCGAAGTACTGATTACCCAAAAAATTTCGGATATACATAAATTCGAAGGACTAACATTATACGCCAAAACAGAACAAAAAATAGATTTTTTGCTCTGCGAAGACAAGGATACTGAAGCTCTGGAAACGGATATTTACAAACTTAGTGTTGACCTAAAATAA
- a CDS encoding L,D-transpeptidase gives MKKIVLLLNISIVMLLVSCKQQDKTDVTGEPVKVKERHQPKKLSYRLENTKEWLSKNNTDSTQLHIAYAVNRTDGANFKNMGSVVIPDDMSGDIEFYLPFPLEVSSLKEINKIIFFSYPTQTFAAYEKGQLVYTGPTNMGRKKDLTPTGLFYTNWKAEQTTSTFDDEWDLRWNFNIENKLGVGWHQYTLPGYPASHSCLRLQEKDARNLYDWADQWELADEENVKVKGTPVIVFGAYNFSAPKPWLQLATNPKALDISENEIEKVTLPFLSSILKEQKNRQSFQDSKK, from the coding sequence ATGAAAAAAATTGTCCTTCTTTTAAATATTAGTATTGTAATGTTGTTAGTTTCCTGTAAACAACAAGATAAAACAGATGTTACTGGAGAACCTGTGAAAGTGAAGGAAAGACATCAGCCTAAAAAATTGTCCTATCGACTTGAGAACACGAAAGAATGGCTGTCAAAAAATAACACTGACAGTACCCAACTTCACATCGCGTATGCCGTGAACAGAACTGATGGAGCCAATTTTAAAAATATGGGTTCTGTTGTTATTCCAGATGATATGAGTGGTGATATAGAGTTTTATCTTCCTTTTCCACTAGAGGTTTCTTCCTTGAAAGAAATTAATAAAATCATTTTTTTCTCCTATCCTACACAAACATTTGCCGCTTATGAAAAAGGACAATTAGTTTATACTGGACCAACTAATATGGGAAGAAAAAAGGATCTGACCCCTACAGGACTTTTTTATACGAACTGGAAAGCCGAACAAACCACAAGTACTTTTGATGATGAATGGGACTTGCGTTGGAATTTTAATATTGAAAATAAATTGGGTGTGGGATGGCATCAATATACTTTACCAGGTTATCCAGCTTCTCATTCTTGTTTAAGACTTCAAGAAAAAGATGCCCGTAATCTTTATGATTGGGCGGATCAATGGGAATTAGCCGACGAGGAAAATGTAAAAGTAAAAGGAACTCCGGTAATTGTTTTTGGTGCTTATAATTTTAGTGCCCCTAAGCCTTGGTTACAATTGGCGACAAATCCTAAAGCCTTGGATATTTCTGAAAACGAAATCGAAAAAGTTACTCTGCCTTTTTTAAGTAGCATTTTAAAAGAACAGAAAAACAGACAATCATTTCAAGATTCCAAGAAATAA